The following are encoded in a window of Suncus etruscus isolate mSunEtr1 chromosome 16, mSunEtr1.pri.cur, whole genome shotgun sequence genomic DNA:
- the FGFR3 gene encoding fibroblast growth factor receptor 3, whose translation MGALATLCARTVCVAVILAAGGVSNVQRRATGEDARVGAPMALDGASRGAWPRAQSSGRSGGPRAQRAAGLRHRGVPGASAPVPRMSIQIVRLEEDEDEDEETETGTPARGDARLGGSVRPGPAPHTRRCPPRPASTGQGGPLASALRVPTAASLCGRGRGAEMRVSFNGVTGATGRSARAFSVQGRRGGRGGGASRLHSRPDRDITSDGRGMGTEPGLRVVCPASLLGCAEVPGELGLCYGFSSLASALRADQLELLLVGPFGMGRKGGGLHRAWGQVLPVSQVCSSPTEGPGPEQLMFTSGDTLELSCQPAGMPTGPTVWSKDGQNLLQSHRILLGPQRLRVLNASQDDAGVYSCRQQLGHHILCSFSVRVTDAPSSGDDEDGEDETEDTGAPYWTRPERMDKKLLAVPAANTVRFRCPAAGNPTPSISWLKNGKEFRGEHRIGGIKLRHQQWSLVMESVVPSDRGNYTCVVENKFGSIQQTYTLDVLERSPHRPILQAGLPANQTVVLGSDVEFHCKVYSDAQPHIQWLKHVEVNGSRVGPDGTPYVTVLKSWISESVEAVARLRLANVSEHDGGQYLCRATNFIGAAEKAFWLRVHGPQAAEERLMEAGEASSVYAGVLSYGVAFLLFILVVVAVTLCRLRSPPKKDLDTVAPVHKVSRFPLKRQVSLESSSSLSSNTPLVRIARLSSGEGPALANVSELELPADPKWELSRTRLTLGKPLGEGCFGQVVMAEAVGIDKDRAAKPITVAVKMLKDDATDKDLSDLVSEMEMMKMMGKHKNIINLLGACTQGGPLYVLVEYAAKGNLREYLRARRPPGMDYSFDACRLPEEQLTCKDLVSCAYQVARGMEYLASKKCIHRDLAARNVLVTADNVMKIADFGLARDVHNLDYYKKTTNGRLPVKWMAPEALFDRVYTHQSDVWSFGVLLWEIFTLGGSPYPGIPVEELFKLLKEGHRMDKPANCTHDLYTIMRECWHAVPSQRPTFKQLVEDLDRILTMTSTDEYLDLSVPFEQYSPGGQDTPSSSSSGDDSVFAHDLLPPAPPSSGGPRT comes from the exons ATGGGCGCGCTGGCCACCCTCTGCGCCCGCACCGTGTGCGTGGCCGTGATCCTCGCGGCCGGCGGCGTCTCCAACGTCCAGCGCAGAGCCACAGGTGAGGACGCGCGCGTTGGCGCCCCGATGGCCCTGGACGGCGCTTCGAGGGGCGCCTGGCCCCGAGCGCAAAGTAGTGGCCGGAGCGGGGGGCCGCGTGCCCAGCGTGCCGCGGGGTTGCGCCACCGCGGAGTGCCCGGTGCCAGCGCCCCAGTGCCCCGCATGTCCATCCAGATCGTCCGGTTAgaggaggacgaggacgaggacgaggagaCCGAGACGGGGACCCCTGCCCGTGGAGACGCGCGCCTCGGAGGGTCTGtccggcccggccccgccccaCACACGCGCCGCTGCCCCCCGCGGCCGGCCAGCACCGGGCAGGGCGGGCCGCTCGCCTCCGCCCTCCGCGTCCCAACAGCCGCTTCTTTGTGCGGGCGCGGCCGAG GAGCAGAAATGCGCGTGTCATTCAACGGCGTGACAGGGGCCACCGGGAGGTCAGCGCGCGCTTTCAGCGTCCAGGGGCGCCGAGGGGGCCGCGGCGGGGGCGCCTCCCGTTTGCATTCGCGTCCAGATAGAGATATTACTTCCGACGGCCGTGGAATGGGAACTGAGCCCGGCTTACGG GTTGTATGCCCTGCGTCCCTACTGGGCTGTGCAGAAGTCCCTGGGGAGCTGGGTCTGTGCTATGGCTTCTCCAG CCTGGCATCAGCCCTCAG GGCAGACCAGTTGGAGCTGCTCTTGGTGGGGCCTTTTGGCatggggaggaaaggaggaggtcTCCACAGGGCATGGGGCCAGGTGCTGCCTG TCAGTCAGGTGTGTTCTTCCCCCACAGAGGGTCCGGGCCCGGAGCAGTTGATGTTCACCAGCGGAGACACTTTGGAGCTGAGCTGCCAGCCAGCAGGGATGCCCACAGGGCCCACAGTCTGGTCCAAGGACGGCCAGAACCTGCTCCAGTCCCACCGCATCCTGCTGGGGCCTCAGCGCCTGCGTGTGCTCAACGCCTCCCAGGACGACGCCGGTGTTTACAGCTGCCGCCAGCAGCTGGGCCATCACATCCTGTGCTCCTTCAGTGTGCGTGTGACAG ACGCACCTTCCTCAGGAGATGACGAGGATGGGGAGGATGAAACTGAGGACACAG GCGCCCCATACTGGACTCGGCCTGAACGCATGGACAAGAAGCTCCTGGCCGTGCCAGCAGCCAACACCGTTCGCTTCCGATGCCCAGCTGCAGGCAACCCCACCCCATCAATCTCCTGGCTGAAGAATGGCAAAGAGTTCCGGGGCGAGCATCGCATTGGGGGCATCAAG CTGCGGCACCAGCAGTGGAGCCTGGTCATGGAGAGCGTGGTGCCCTCGGACCGTGGCAACTACACCTGTGTGGTGGAGAACAAGTTTGGCAGCATCCAGCAGACTTACACACTGGATGTGCTGG AGCGCTCTCCGCACCGGCCCATCCTGCAGGCAGGGCTCCCGGCGAACCAGACGGTGGTGCTGGGCAGCGACGTTGAGTTCCACTGTAAGGTCTACAGCGACGCGCAGCCCCATATCCAGTGGCTCAAGCACGTGGAGGTGAACGGAAGCCGTGTGGGCCCAGATGGCACCCCCTATGTCACCGTGCTCAAG TCGTGGATCAGTGAGAGTGTGGAGGCCGTCGCGCGCCTCCGCCTGGCCAATGTGTCCGAGCATGATGGGGGCCAGTACCTCTGTCGGGCCACCAATTTCATAGGCGCGGCTGAGAAGGCCTTTTGGCTGCGTGTCCATGGGCCCCAAGCAG CCGAGGAGAGGCTGATGGAGGCAGGCGAGGCTAGCAGCGTGTACGCGGGAGTGCTCAGCTACGGCGTGGCCTTCCTCCTCTTCATCCTGGTGGTGGTGGCTGTCACACTGTGTCGTCTGCGCAGTCCCCCGAAGAAGGACCTAGACACCGTGGCCCCTGTGCACAAGGTCTCCCGCTTCCCTCTCAAGCGACAG GTGTCTTTGGAGTCTAGCTCGTCCCTGAGCTCCAACACGCCGCTGGTGCGCATTGCCCGGCTGTCGTCCGGGGAGGGTCCTGCACTGGCCAACGTGTCTGAACTAGAGTTGCCGGCTGACCCCAAGTGGGAACTGTCACGTACCCG GCTGACCTTGGGCAAGCCTCTGGGGGAGGGCTGCTTCGGCCAGGTGGTCATGGCGGAGGCCGTCGGAATCGACAAGGACCGAGCAGCCAAGCCCATCACTGTGGCCGTGAAGATGCTGAAAG ATGATGCCACAGACAAGGATCTGTCGGACCTGGTGTCGGAGATggagatgatgaagatgatgggGAAGCACAAGAACATCATCAACCTGCTGGGCGCCTGCACACAGGGCG GGCCCCTGTACGTGTTGGTGGAGTATGCGGCCAAGGGCAACCTGCGTGAGTACTTGCGGGCGCGGCGGCCCCCGGGCATGGACTATTCCTTTGACGCCTGCCGGCTGCCCGAGGAACAGCTCACCTGCAAGGACCTGGTATCCTGTGCCTACCAGGTGGCACGTGGCATGGAGTACTTGGCGTCCAAGAAG TGCATCCACAGGGACCTGGCTGCCCGCAATGTGCTGGTGACGGCGGACAATGTGATGAAGATCGCAGACTTCGGCCTGGCCCGGGATGTGCACAATCTCGACTACTACAAGAAAACCACCAAC GGCCGGCTGCCCGTGAAGTGGATGGCCCCTGAGGCCTTGTTTGACCGTGTCTACACTCATCAGAGTGATGT CTGGTCCTTTGGGGTGCTGCTCTGGGAGATCTTCACCCTGGGGGGCTCCCCGTACCCTGGCATCCCAGTGGAGGAGCTGTTCAAGCTGCTGAAAGAGGGTCATCGCATGGACAAGCCAGCCAACTGCACGCATGATCT GTACACCATCATGAGGGAGTGCTGGCACGCCGTGCCCTCGCAGAGACCCACTTTCAAGCAGCTGGTGGAGGACTTGGACCGCATTCTCACCATGACATCCACTGAT GAATACCTGGACCTGTCAGTGCCTTTCGAGCAGTACTCACCGGGTGGCCAGGATACCCCCAGTTCCAGCTCTTCAGGGGATGACTCCGTGTTTGCTCATGACCTACTACCCCCTGCTCCCCCCAGCAGTGGGGGCCCCAGGACGTGA